In a single window of the Branchiostoma floridae strain S238N-H82 chromosome 2, Bfl_VNyyK, whole genome shotgun sequence genome:
- the LOC118409760 gene encoding U-scoloptoxin(05)-Er1a-like translates to MNIHILFIISLLSKQVAAIDCSQCTFPDTQNPDDVTCITSPPAATSCPPNTTRCEAAVSASMRGGALPIVLSFRRMCSSVQGNQGCAQAQNTQECQTTCGTDGCLPDDPTDAIRDDTCSGTAQGGGGGAGGGANQNTGNGTQQAGAGSNGGVIPESSMITMTTITMVIVRSTSTT, encoded by the exons ATGAATATCCACATTCTGTTCATCATTTCTCTGCTTTCCAAACAAG TGGCGGCTATAGACTGTTCCCAGTGCACGTTCCCGGACACGCAGAaccctgatgacgtcacatgCATCACCAGCCCCCCAGCGGCCACCTCCTGTCCCCCCAACACCACGCGGTGTGAGGCCGCCGTCAGCGCCAGCATGAGGG GTGGCGCCCTGCCCATCGTTCTGAGTTTCAGGCGCATGTGCAGCAGTGTTCAGGGTAACCAGGGATGTGCGCAGGCTCAGAACACACAAGAGTGCCAGACGACCTGCGGCACGg ACGGCTGCCTGCCGGATGACCCTACTGACGCCATCAGAGATGACACCTGTAGCGGCACGGCTCAGGGCGGGGGCGGTGGTGCAGGTGGGGGCGCCAACCAGAACACCGGCAACGGGACGCAACAGGCTGGAGCCGGGAGTAATGGTGGTGTCATTCCTGAAAGCAGCATGATTACCATGACTACCATCACCATGGTTATTGTGAgatcaacatcaacaacataA
- the LOC118409759 gene encoding CUB and zona pellucida-like domain-containing protein 1 yields MTTPDGTSAAPETVAPAEVHTWKPIFTLPTLPSVVDGAGPEAFAMLECTGEYMQIVFRRSHIPDFDTGHLHLIDPSCKATGNATHIILTAPLEGCGTVKTDTASEIIYFNKVLSSDNDGIAFITRIRELEVPFECRMDTRDTVSAMFSPQIEKIFFFRSAHGKYNFDMQLFQSATFQQQIDTFPYVVQLNQPLYVQVEVLTPDQDLQLFAENCMATPSANILDPMSYTFISDGCPVDSTFLSLSSSSLKEKRFSINSFAFVKDYPEVYLHCTVMVCNATDLSSRCAQGCLPPSARQKRTAPGAEPRYNVYKGPILNPGYKRPDDIDLAEEVEENRGAQVPPSVMTSLVIAVGLLLCVVVTLVGVIAYMRMRTAHKKLYVALPTDDLE; encoded by the exons ATGACCACTCCTGACGGTACTTCTGCCGCACCAGAGACCGTAGCGCCTGCTGAGGTACACACGTGGAAACCGATCTTCACCCTACCGACACTACCTTCGGTAGTAGATGGAGCGGGGCCGGAAG CCTTCGCCATGTTGGAGTGCACGGGAGAGTACATGCAGATTGTGTTCCGTCGCTCACATATTCCCGACTTCGATACGGGCCACCTGCACCTCATAGACCCATCGTGCAAAGCGACCGGAAACGCTACACACATCATTCTGACTGCTCCGTTGGAAGGATGTGGAACTGTCAAGACG GATACGGCCTCTGAAATCATCTACTTCAACAAGGTGCTCAGCAGCGACAACGATGGCATCGCCTTCATCACTCGCATCCGGGAGCTTGAAGTGCCGTTTGAATGCCGCATGGACACACGGGATACCGTGAGCGCCATGTTCAGTCCGCAGATTGAGAAGATCTTCTTCTTCAGGTCGGCTCATGGGAAGTACAACTTCGACATGCAGCTGTTTCAGTCAGCCACCTTCCAGCAGCAAATAG ATACTTTCCCGTACGTGGTGCAGTTGAACCAGCCGCTGTATGTGCAAGTCGAGGTCCTGACTCCGGACCAGGATCTGCAGCTGTTCGCAGAGAACTGCATGGCCACTCCGTCAGCGAACATACTGGACCCCATGTCTTACACATTCATCAGTGATGG ATGCCCAGTGGACAGCACCTTTCTCTCACTGTCCTCAAGCAGCCTGAAAGAGAAGCGCTTCAGTATCAACTCCTTCGCTTTCGTCAAGGACTATCCTGAG GTGTATTTGCACTGTACAGTGATGGTGTGTAACGCCACAGACCTGAGTTCTCGGTGCGCCCAGGGCTGTCTGCCACCCTCAGCTCGACAGAAGAGAACTGCTCCTGGTGCCGAGCCGCGGTACAACGTGTACAAGGGCCCAATTCTGAACCCAGGGTACAAGCGACCTGATGACATAG ATCTTGCAGAAGAGGTTGAGGAGAATCGTGGAGCCCAAGTTCCTCCCAGTGTCATGACATCACTGGTTATTGCTGTCGGGCTGCTGCTGTGCGTCGTCGTCACTTTGGTGGGCGTTATCGCCTACATGCGCATGCGCACAGCCCACAAGAAGCTCTACGTGGCTCTGCCCACTGATGACCTGGAGTGA